CCTAAAAGATGTTTCTCTTGTATCTTTAacaattcttcttctttctgttGTTGCCGTTTCTCTTCCTCGAACTTTGATATCGCCGATGGATCCAGTCCCCCTTCCAATAAACCCTTTAATCTACAATTTCACCAAAGAAAAAATCACGAGACTGTTGATTACTGAAACAATAGatcttttaataattacttttttatttctttctcttcgtcaCCGATCACACGAGCGCATTCTCTCAAAGTCGAAGCTGCCGTGTGTTTCACCACGACAGGCTGTTaaacgaataattattaattaaataacgtGGCAAAACTCCAAAGCTCCAAtaacgaataattaattaaaaagaaacctTAAACGTCGGAGCCGATTTTCTCACGAATGTAGCTTTCGGTTTTTCTTCCTCAGTTGTCTTCACGAAAACTTTGCAACGTTTCAGACAACTCGGTGCATTCTCGTTCGCATCCTTCAATAAATTCATAGCTTGCAATTTGTTCGCAACTCGCAACGATTCCAATCTCATCTCAGTCGATGGTTTAACGTAATTTGTCCTCGGTACATCGCGAGCGAATCTCATCGCTGACAAGTCCTATCCACGATACGAGTAGTcttcaaaaaagaaaatctcgAAGTTCCGTTGATCCGACCACTTTAAATCGGGTTACAATtcgaatataaaaaaaattcaatttgtaCTAACAATATCAGGTATCagagaatttatttcaaaatttagtAGCTCGCTAACTATTCCTAGATAGTCCTCAAATTATGATACTCACTTCAGGTGTGGGAGGAGGTGCTCTGGTTGGGTGCCTCGGATGATTCAAAACGTTCATAAACGTTGGAATTGTCAATTTTGGTTTAGGCTTCTTCATCTTTCGCAGATACTCCTTTAATTGGTCCCGAAGTTTCTGATAAAATTTACTTTAGACAGTATGGAATTTTAACATACGGATTATTCTATGAAGAATTCTTGGTAAACCTCTAAACACGACGTAATCTCTAAAAATGGTAGTACAAGTTTCTGTTCCACAAAATCTTCCTCGAAAATTAGACGACCCTTTTCGTAATAAAGGTTCGAGGTTTCCGAACGAAGAAGATACAAAACTAAAGACAagattttcttaattttaaagTGAACGAAACAGTCGATAGATTCTTCGAAAAATAGATTGGAAATTCTGTATGAGAGAGTGTACACCAACACTGAAACGTTAATTTGTTTAAGTCGTTGATAGTATTTGgaattaacataaatttaaCGAATAACCCACCCATAGTTTGATACAACTCGTTATTATTGCGATAATGAAGATGGTTCAAAAAATCCTTGCTTATTGCCTCCAAGACCGACTCGTaacgaagaatatttataaataaatcggCAATTATATTCTGCTCCGAGATTGATAAATCCTTTAAAACCTGAAACATTATTGTCACATCTTTCTgccaaaatttttgttaatataaaaGATTCAATGTAACCTTAAGATCTTCAAGATTATCAAAACGTTCCCTGAGCAAATCGTAATCATTTTCGCATcgttctttctcttctttcttcgcgaaTAACATTAAGCAAAATTCATCCGGACTTAGTTCTTTCTTAATTATCATATAACTTTCCAAAATTTTGATCAAAGGATTAAAgatattcaaatgaaaaacatTCCTCTTCGTCAGCTAaggaaaataattacaattattataattaacaagaaattgtagaaataagaaattaaataaaaatacctcCTCCTCTGTgcaattcatttctaaaatttctattttgcttgcaaaacttttaattaattcttctttttcgcaAACAACCCTCTAGCGTTTCAAACTTCAGAATCCACAGAAATCTGTGTATTAATAATCGACAAACTTCAAGAAAATTCATCGAAATtcgaattatttataaataagttccagtaaaattttctttaaggattactgtaaaatataaataatacgaGGGTccatagaaaataattataaaataaaaaatcctcttcagaaatgaaaattaatgaattaaaatgtTAAGACATCCTCGAACAAATTTTTCTAGACAAATTAAGGGCTATCAGTGTTCAAGCACAATCTCTCCCATGTCGAAACGGTATTCACTAAAGCCAGTCAATTTCGAATCATTTATTTAGTCAATGATCAATTAAAATCGAGCATCACTGAGCACAGTGGTACATGAACAGACAGCACGCGTGATCACGCACGTTTCATTGACTCTCATCATTCATCAACCTGCAACGAACGAAAGGTATCACTTAGAACAccgttttaaaaaaaaagaactattaaaaaaaaagaaaaaagacacCTAACAACACAATCTACGTGTATAAAGTATCCCTGAGAGAATTTGTACTCCACAATATGATGCATCAGTTGCACCATTTGTGTATCTACATTTTCTGGTATCATCCAGAAGTTCAATTAATACTATGTCGGTACAATGGGTCTACAGGAGATCCTAGAAATCTATCGTCAGACCATTGGGCACAAGTATAAATTCTGGATGTGTGCAAATGAATAACAATTGATCACGATTAACGTTATATCCCCGCAACGGTACTCCATGTTTCTAATTCTTGTACTAATTTACAAGTAACCCTTAACTATTTCTACGTATGACAGTGGGatattttgttctttttttttttttgtatcatttgtatttcaaattctttttttttcttgtttttttttttgaaatactGTTTTCTTTTCGTTCGATACATTTAAATCTGTATCAACAGACTTTCGTTTTGTCGATGAACGCGAATGAACTAATGTGTTAGTAATTATCTAACTAATCTTCGTTAGTTTTAGCACACGATAACGTCGATCTAATTCTAAAAACGGGTATCGAAGTTTTACACTTTTAATTTAAGCTGAATTTTtctgtcttttttttttttatcacgtTTCGTTTTTTCACACTATATATCTATGTACACATATAAAAAGTTCGGTATTAAAGTAAAGTATTGTCCATCAGTGACAGCGTACAAAATTGATGCAATTTCTCGTCGTTTTCGTCAATCTTcctgtttataaataaatcgGTCACACTGCGAGAGAAAGAACGTgagtaaattacattatatatacacatcgaatcgACGTTACATCCGTTGCTTAACAAATATAATTCATCCCCTCGAGGGTTCTTCAGTCGctgtaaaatgaaaaacaaattcGATTCTCTTGTATATAAGAGAATACGTGGTGATTCGTTTAAGAACTAATATAATTCATTGTGACCCAGGGTGACCAATatcgttaaatatttttaatattcaattcaACATTGATTTTGGAAATTGTATGTATTTGAATTAAAACATAAgataatgtattatatttagaaaaatgtgtttaataaataatgatataaaTACGACTAAAATTATTCATGCCAAAACGATGGTCACCCTCTGGCACAACTATAATACAATCGCATCTTCGCAACTATAATacataaaattacaaatcgACACGCTGTAGAACCATCAACATTCCGTAATCTTAAACCAACGATCCTCGACGAAAAAGCATTTGTACGTTTCCTGTATAACTTACGCGTATGTCTTTTATATCACATGATCGTCGAACACGATATTACATTTCACAATGATCACGATCAACATTCATCTTTTGTTCGTCGTGTCGATTCTCtgttttctattattttttcttttttcttttacatctCTTAAAACTCTTTGTTAATTCATATGAGCTACGTATATCACGGTAATTGCAGTAACAGTCAGCGTTTACTTTTACGTGTAATCCGTACAGCTAATCGGACAGCCTATAAAACTATGATAGATATCTAACTTTACGTCGCATTCAAGACACAAACAATTACCATAATTTGTAATATAGGCGATGATACATCACGTACGAGTTCGAATTTCCGGTCACGATTACCAAAtccttaacacgttgactacCGTGCCATCCATACTTGGATGACCCTTGGTTTTGAATAGGAATTCATTAGGATTTGTTTAGATACATGAAATTGtggataataaaaatactatttaataaaactttgaaCAACTTTCGAGTGGTGCTCAACGTGTTAAAAgcatcaaaatgaaaatatataataatttaactaTCATGTTAAATTGGCCAAAACTCTAAGCAATGATTATATTTTTGAGCATATTTAACTGTTTCCACTAATTATACTTTCAAGTACTTAGtagaattatttacaattagaaataaaataaatagcaAATTCCTGTGAATAACACGACAATTAAAATATCACTATAtgtaacattatttttaatcgacAACTTACTGATCTCGTTCGAATTGGTAACCGCGAATCGTTtctaaaaaaaacaaaaaactcGAGATTTCTTTACCCTGTTTGTACATATACAGAATCCTAAGCACTTTATCGACAGTAAAACAAATCACAGATGATAAGTTTCCTCGTTCTAGATAATACAGAGAATATTACATAGCAAGAATTAAGATGTAAGATCCGTTTTACGTGAACTCAACATGGTGCTAGGCTaataaataacattattaTCGATAATAATAAAGTAGTATTAATAGTAACAATCTACAAAATTTCGATGAATCCTGGCTTTTTCTTATCATCAACAATCATTGCCTATACGTTCGCGTTCATGTCATGATCCATTAATTCCGCGCGTTCTGCTAATTATACTTATAACGACGATTTATACAACGaactaattttaaattacgtGCTAAACGCCCGAATGATCGAGTTAAGGCTCTCGTACGTTCCTGTAACGAAGCCTAGGAGACCGATCAGTACTATCAAGATGTCTTTTGATATCGTGAAAGGACTAAGAGATGCGTTCTGCCAACACACAACCATCTCAATGATCGGTGGAAATACCAAGGCGAGGGCGGTGCTGCTCACTGCGCCTACCAATGATATGAACAGACCCAGTTGAGGTATCGCCTCGGCTAGGATGACTGGAACagttaataaaaacaattaccATTAAATTTCTCGAATTGAATcttgttcatttatttaattaacattcgACTTACATGTGAGGAAACAAACCGCGGAACGGAAAACAGTCTCTGCTATAACTGGCCACTGGAAAGGGCCAAATTGATTGACGATCTTCGGCCAAATGATCGCAATGGGAACGTAAAATTGCAATGCATACGTGAGTAATATACTCAACGAGATGGCAACTTTAATGCACTGTGGTAAGCTGTAAAACGAAATGACAAACGCTATGAATTTCTTAATTCCATACACCATCAACTTCTTCAAATCTACAAGCAATAAACTCCACCGCCACTCTAAATGTTAAAGAAGATAACATGCATAATTAATCCAacattaaaaatcaaaatctgtaattgttaattgattttataaCAAGGACGAGATACTGTAAAAAGGAACACAACAATTGTAGAAAACCTATGTATGATATAAACCTTGAATGCGTGACGATGATTTTTCCATCCACCCTTTGTATGCAACAGAAAATTATGTTACAGTTTTTCTTAACTACGTTTGCATCTCGCTATCATTTTGTGTGATAGAATTTTGATTATTCTTAATGGACCGCGATTTATCACCTGGACGCATAACAGTCTACTGTAGATTGGATTTTTATGTGCTATCCTTAGGCAAAATTACATTTGTTAACCACTTGcataattcttttctttcacaACTAATCTGTATGATGCTTCAACaagattgaaataaaaatttcttacctAATAGTTTAACAAATTTAGCGAGTGATTAACAGGTACACCGAGAGTGTACTGACTTGGAAATGATTTTATTGACCGAGAAGTAATCGTAACATGGGTGTTGTAGTATAGAAAAATTCTGTTTATACTTACACTTCAGTGGATTCGAGATTTAACGTTACAGATCCAGCCACTGCATCGCCATATTTTAAATACGATATAAAACCCATCGCGACGAACATCGCGCCTACAATAACCATTCCCACGTTCAGAACACCGAAcgatttattgaaattactCGGTTTCTTCATTTCATTCTTCAGGGGTAAAACCTGGAATACGATAAGGTTCGTtgtgaataatatttttaatcaaaggGCGACGacgaaaaatgactggttccTTCAAATATTAGCTTCTACGACAGTTACGTAAAAAGTTGAAACCCTGAAGGGGTTCTTTTATCATTAGACGTGGGAACCACGACGAAGTTAGCGTCTGGCCAAATTTATACACGGTTACATAAACGCAGGGGACGCACTTGTGTTGACGCTTACCAAAGTGATACCCTCGAAAGAATATATCACAGTGCCAAAGAACAGAGGCAGATCGTGCCAATCCGCTATGTACCGTCTCTCTTGAACGGGTGGCAAATCGTGGAACATTATATACATTGTGGCGATGTAGCCCGCTGTGACCAGAAAATTTGCCATCGAGGAAATCGGCACCAGGTACTTCAGGTTCCTGATCCACGTGCTGAGCATTATGGGGATCAGAATCACAGCCATGTGTTGATGAACGTCCATCTCGATCCCGTACACGTCCAACACCTGTCGCAcgtacaaaattataaattatgcCGTTTGCTTTCGTACTATTTAAGAATAAATATAGAAGAATAGAATGCGAAGGTAGATCAATCAAAACTATCATCTTCCaagatttttttaataaaagatgatgcttcaatttttgactaaaaataaagaatatattaTTTAGCACTCACCTGCTTCATATTGGTGGCGatgaaaacgaaataaacgCAGCAAAATCCGAGTTGCGTgatacataaaaatacattaaCCAATTGTCTGGAACAGAGCGACGGGTGGTAATATAAATGATGGTCGAATACTTGGTAGAAATTGGACGATGATGTATCGTGATTGAAATTGAACGAACGAATacaaatgatttttctttcgaagTCTTTCAAAATTCCGACAATGAGGCATTCAGTGTATTATTTGAAACTGAATACGAGatttgttattgaaatttttcaatcacGAATGACCGTTTGTCCCATTTCAACGCAAGTGGGCGAGGAGCTTTGAAACAAGAGATCCGACAAATATCGAAATAACAGAGGCAAATGGTAGGATGGTGTCCCTATTTTGTCTCCTTCTTATTACATGTGTACGAACCTCATAAATACGGAGTATTTTCGGAGTGCAAGAGGCCCGGTAGCAAAGCACAATTCCACGGTACCAGCGAATCCAGTCGAGGCGCTCACATCATCAACACGACGCGTCACCTCTTCGTTACACTTAATCTGTAAGTACAATATACAATGACATATTTACacatttattctatttttaatatatttacaacATTACACGTGTCACGTGGTATATTTGAAAGATCAGCTGAAATTTCGTATAAGGAAATAAGATACTGTTTCTTGTATGATTTTCTGGTCTCGATAATAAATTGATGTTACTCGAGAACTTGTAGAAACTGATATTTCTAATTCCCTGATATCAAATACGAGAAGCTTACCATATTAAACTTATTACCATACTacttattttgtttctttgtaTCAACTAAGAAACACGAAACCGCAATCATTTTGAACAATTCTATGATACTTAATTAACCTTTGAataatttacttaattttcgagacatctttatttttaagaaattttaaatatgaaaattaattaattttttttcgatTGACTAAGGACGGTGAACGAATCGAGATCGTGGTGGTTGGAAAATATCCCccaaaaatgtattttaagTATCCCTTATTCTTTTTCAGTTAATAAATCAAGAATTTGGATTTACGTACCAGAATATGTTGGGCATGAACACAAATAACCCCAAGGAAGATTGTAAGCGGTGGAGCCAGCAATAGTCCGGCATGCTTGAAAGCATCCCCTAATGCAAATATACCGGACCCGACGTTACCTTTGAACAGGTGCATCATTGTTTCTAAATACCTGCAATAATTCAACTATTGTAAATATACTTCTACATTATTCAACGTATTCCTATCGCTGTTTGactttgaataataaaatttataccGTGAATATGAACGATCTATCACCTATCATCCGATTGTCAAACATTCTTTCGCTACCGAAATTTATTCCTCCGTATGTTATCTTGAAATATCGTTTCAGAAACATGAatgaaaaatagtaaaaagTTACTTCGTTTATCTATGAACATTTCCGCACAACGATTGTCTCTCGTCGTGCGGTTTGTCAACGAAAAGCTGGCCAGAGTTGACAACGAATTTCTCAAGAATTCCCGTGTCCTGTCTCGCGAGCTAATTTAAAATCACCGGCGAATGAACCGTCCGACCGAGTTCGAAAACGTTCGCTTACGTCTGTTCGGCTGCAAATTCGATGCTTTGCATAAACCAGCCTaattcataaacatccttATTCAAACTTGAATGAATAAATTTGGtgaatttctttgaaaatttctcgCTCGAAACGTCTATAAATATTCCGgaggaattttaatttattctttttttttcaacctGAATTCTAAAATAGAAAACAATTAGTATGTTTAGAAACAAATTATTTCTAGACTTATTCGAAATAATTGATCGAGGAGGATGGATCTTACGCGTACAATAATTTTCCGAGTTTACGTTATGGATCGTGTAATTATACAATCTATTAAAAAGGTATTTAATACGTCACGAGAAACGATTCACGGCTAAATGACAAGTTAAATGTGGAAATTACGCGAACCAATGAGAACTTATGCCAACATATTTATTTCGAGAATCGGCTTCGGCTTTTGCGGCTGTAGGAAAAGCCTAGCCTCGATGTTGACCATTAATCATGTTTGCTGATGTTattcattatattatttgttcAAGAGAAGTGTTTACATTGTTGAAATAATCTATCAAgattaatgatattttattcgCGATTAAATAAAGTTcctcaaaattaattatttcattgaaacgaactttttctttcaaagGAACAAAACTTTCTCGGACGAGCATAGTAATGACAATCATACTTTCATGAAAGTAACTTACACAGTTACGCTCGTTTACTTCCCTGCCAATTATTTCATATCGTGATTTGCATTAATGTTGAGCCTGCTAGAAAATTAAGGAAATTACCCTTTGTACGTGACTGTAATACAGAATCTGGTATCATTTCGTCCGGATGAACACGTCTGAGTGTATCAACAATAACGTTGCAATTAAAAAAGTGGACAATTTAGTTCTTCCTATAATTTAAGATCTCGAGGAAAGACGAGTCAGAGGTTAAATATATTCGAATAGATGGAAATGATTTCCTGAAGGAAGTAGAATTACATTTAAAGATTGAATAGAAATGAATAAAGTGTTAAAGTATAATAGGTACATACTGTAATGTTATAACTGATAATAAAATACGAAGAATTAAATGACTCAAGTATAGTGTCCCTTGTTATCTCAAAGATAGTGTTCCTGCAAGCATCATCGTTTATATTATCAATATTGTTCATCGTTCTCTCAAATATTAATCAGTAAGCGGAATGCAAGGTTAACAACATTTATTCGAAATAAACAATGCACATCAAGGTTCCTCGATTTTAACGCTCTAATTATTTGTAACAATTGCAGGAAGGTAAAACAAAGAAGCTAGATCCAGTTGAGATAGGTTTTGCGGTATTTCGCAATTGCTTCGCGGGAATCTCACAATTATCTTGTTACTTtaaggaaaaaaggaagaggtTGAACGATGTCGAATTTATGCTCGTCGGATCTTCTTGGAAAATGATGTTTGGATGCTTCACGGAAATCTACGATTATCCGCTATCGAGATACGCGAAATTACTTCCTTCCTCCTACgtggaaacatttttattgaaagGATAATGGAAAGAGGAGGCGtaacgatattttattaatcctTGAGCTGCTTAGATACAAAGATCTAACAATAAGCTTGGCTATAAAATGGTAAAGGATAGAAATAAATGTcaggaaaaattgaatagtGTCGAAAGAAGCATCGCGTAGTGCATACGGTGGCACCGGAAGTGGAGGCGTTTCAAAGATTATCAGGTCAATTTCGTTTTTTTCAATggaattatatatttttataaacgtTAATTGTTATCTGTTATTATTCTTTATAAGAAAGTATTATGGTACTTGGgtcgaaaattgattaattcgaaagatatcttagggagagaCCTCGAGGCTCTCCCTGTCTCTCCctaaaatatcttttaaatcAATCAATTTTCGACCAAAGCACCTTAACACTTTATTGTAGAGAATAAAAATACGCTTCGATTGATATCAAAGAAAGTACATAATTCCAATAAATTggaatttctttcttttacatAAGATCATTAATCAACGTGTTCATAAATAACATTtcatgtttttaattttcaacacGTGTACTCATCAAGAATCCTACCTAAGGATAAAAATCAAGTGGGCAACGGAAAGTGAGTGTACCGTGTAAAGCAGAACCGCAAAGCGGAACTTATCTTGTGGCCGTGTAACATTGCCACATATGTGTTCAAGCAAACACACGTACACGTCCAATGATGTGAACACGATGAAACGTGTTCCTCCTCTAAAATCCTACAATTGACAATGAGCCCAGAAGTGTcgtatatttttgtttttatccGGTCGAAGGTTTACACGAAAGTCTTGGCAAAAATTGTTAGAAGGACACGTTGAACGAGCCCGAGCAAATAAGAATCGAGAGTTGCGAGGTAATTGAACTTACGAGGTCGGATGGTGAACGGAAATTCCATGCTCGTTATGTACACTTTCAATTTCAGATCCTTTTTCCACCGCCAAAATCGGATCCTTCGATTGAAAGGCTCCGTAGGTGCTGCCATTCCTGAAACATCAAATAATTCATGTTCAATCTGTGTCCTGATTTGTAAGAATTTCTGCTTtcctgaaaagaaaaaaaaaattagtcaAATTGTTACTTAAacgataaatgaatttttgatcgtacgaaaattaataactatttaattataatttaggCAAAAGGAAACAagtgtatacttttattttatttagaaaaaaacgaatttttgaataacccaatatttataattttataaatagctATTGAATTGAATGCATTTGTAAACTATAAAGACAATATTTACCACGTGAATTCTTAGATACATACAATAAAATTCGCAAATGTGATAAAAAATGTGTTTCTATAAACAAAACATTTCATCTTTGCTCTAGATCTTTCTTTTACTCCGCCAAAATGGATCTCCGATGAGCCAGTGTTCATCATTCAAATGttaagtaataaatattgcCGTAATTATCGAAGGTTTCGTTTATGAAATGAATCTGATACTAGTAGCAGCAAGAATGCATCGACAGTCTGTCTACTTCTGTATAAAGTTACGTCTACCCTTTTCCCATGAACGTCAAACCAGTTGTTCGCAAGATTTACAATTACCATAGTTCTACGTAAACGTGTATCCAACGTTGAAACACGTGATTGCGTTCTACTTTCACTCGGATTCTCATAAAAGTTGGCTAACGAGCAATTTGAGAATTACTTCGGTGAAACTAACGTAATCGCAATGAGATATCCGATCGAAGAGCACTGCGGCataaaaaatatgaacattctacagaaaaaaaaatatatttttgtatccGGTGAAACCTTCGTTTTGaaagaattaatttaatttttgtctGGGTCCTATTATACACTGTAGATCAGATATAAACGTCTCAAGGTGAGCCTCGTGAGACCAGtgaaaaatactttttttattaaactgaACAAGTATTTTGTACCTTC
This region of Osmia bicornis bicornis chromosome 5, iOsmBic2.1, whole genome shotgun sequence genomic DNA includes:
- the LOC114878082 gene encoding calponin homology domain-containing protein DDB_G0272472-like, whose amino-acid sequence is MNCTEEELTKRNVFHLNIFNPLIKILESYMIIKKELSPDEFCLMLFAKKEEKERCENDYDLLRERFDNLEDLKDLSISEQNIIADLFINILRYESVLEAISKDFLNHLHYRNNNELYQTMVLVYTLSYRISNLFFEESIDCFVHFKIKKILSLVLYLLRSETSNLYYEKGRLIFEEDFVEQKLVLPFLEITSCLEKLRDQLKEYLRKMKKPKPKLTIPTFMNVLNHPRHPTRAPPPTPEDLSAMRFARDVPRTNYVKPSTEMRLESLRVANKLQAMNLLKDANENAPSCLKRCKVFVKTTEEEKPKATFVRKSAPTFKPVVVKHTAASTLRECARVIGDEEKEIKKLKGLLEGGLDPSAISKFEEEKRQQQKEEELLKIQEKHLLGLLTHEGAFIAKQSLLNDIKSHAESVRKEKQELYEKLEKWREDHNKQMIEIVEKCREVEQSSREAFNAMIDEKRQKAAEVSEESRQLKLQMIKQREEETQRKIKLIQEIKTLQSLRALPFKDFDPTESSGLGLFCEMSLVELKERLFWTKMKLNEEIQNRKSAIRQQRDRQKNLIKDTRRALEEYKANKLVIINNFLRQAAPSMKSELKEVSSPEIEALRKMLEERRALRCQKNNACNSSFNK
- the LOC114878060 gene encoding proton-coupled amino acid transporter 2-like isoform X3, with the translated sequence MEMHKNTNSKKSSIRGDEMTLKEPHRNGSTYGAFQSKDPILAVEKGSEIESVHNEHGISVHHPTSYLETMMHLFKGNVGSGIFALGDAFKHAGLLLAPPLTIFLGVICVHAQHILIKCNEEVTRRVDDVSASTGFAGTVELCFATGPLALRKYSVFMRQLVNVFLCITQLGFCCVYFVFIATNMKQVLDVYGIEMDVHQHMAVILIPIMLSTWIRNLKYLVPISSMANFLVTAGYIATMYIMFHDLPPVQERRYIADWHDLPLFFGTVIYSFEGITLVLPLKNEMKKPSNFNKSFGVLNVGMVIVGAMFVAMGFISYLKYGDAVAGSVTLNLESTEVVDGKIIVTHSSLPQCIKVAISLSILLTYALQFYVPIAIIWPKIVNQFGPFQWPVIAETVFRSAVCFLTFILAEAIPQLGLFISLVGAVSSTALALVFPPIIEMVVCWQNASLSPFTISKDILIVLIGLLGFVTGTYESLNSIIRAFST
- the LOC114878060 gene encoding proton-coupled amino acid transporter 2-like isoform X1, whose amino-acid sequence is MYLPLNSLRPRLRLFADEEKAVTSWFENLIRLCNVKMEMHKNTNSKKSSIRGDEMTLKEPHRNGSTYGAFQSKDPILAVEKGSEIESVHNEHGISVHHPTSYLETMMHLFKGNVGSGIFALGDAFKHAGLLLAPPLTIFLGVICVHAQHILIKCNEEVTRRVDDVSASTGFAGTVELCFATGPLALRKYSVFMRQLVNVFLCITQLGFCCVYFVFIATNMKQVLDVYGIEMDVHQHMAVILIPIMLSTWIRNLKYLVPISSMANFLVTAGYIATMYIMFHDLPPVQERRYIADWHDLPLFFGTVIYSFEGITLVLPLKNEMKKPSNFNKSFGVLNVGMVIVGAMFVAMGFISYLKYGDAVAGSVTLNLESTEVVDGKIIVTHSSLPQCIKVAISLSILLTYALQFYVPIAIIWPKIVNQFGPFQWPVIAETVFRSAVCFLTFILAEAIPQLGLFISLVGAVSSTALALVFPPIIEMVVCWQNASLSPFTISKDILIVLIGLLGFVTGTYESLNSIIRAFST
- the LOC114878060 gene encoding proton-coupled amino acid transporter 2-like isoform X2 — protein: MYLPLNSLRPRLRLFADEEKAVTSWFENLIRLCNVKMEMHKNTNSKKSSIRGDEMTLKEPHRNGSTYGAFQSKDPILAVEKGSEIESVHNEHGISVHHPTSYLETMMHLFKGNVGSGIFALGDAFKHAGLLLAPPLTIFLGVICVHAQHILIKCNEEVTRRVDDVSASTGFAGTVELCFATGPLALRKYSVFMRQLVNVFLCITQLGFCCVYFVFIATNMKQVLDVYGIEMDVHQHMAVILIPIMLSTWIRNLKYLVPISSMANFLVTAGYIATMYIMFHDLPPVQERRYIADWHDLPLFFGTVIYSFEGITLVLPLKNEMKKPSNFNKSFGVLNVGMVIVGAMFVAMGFISYLKYGDAVAGSVTLNLESTEVLPQCIKVAISLSILLTYALQFYVPIAIIWPKIVNQFGPFQWPVIAETVFRSAVCFLTFILAEAIPQLGLFISLVGAVSSTALALVFPPIIEMVVCWQNASLSPFTISKDILIVLIGLLGFVTGTYESLNSIIRAFST